The Spirochaetota bacterium genome includes a region encoding these proteins:
- a CDS encoding FAD-dependent oxidoreductase, producing the protein MEFTRLFEPVTINGVRIKNRIVMPAMGLAYTDRYEFNERYRAFYRERAHGGVGLMIIGPVAIDMVGSAPFMPGLFLDKHIEPLKKFNDEMHRTTDVKLGTQLFHMGRNAFSIFTGLQPIGPSPVKSTISNEMPREMNRDDIEEVKESFARGATRARDAGFDYIEILGCTGYLISQFLSPLTNHRTDEYGGTLENRMRFGLEVIRAVREAAGKESFVGIRVAGNDFLEGGHTGTESALFCAEAEKAGVDAINVTGGWHETNIPQLTTDVPPGTYLYLARGIKEKVSIPVFASNRLGDPCVAERALRSGSCDLVCWGRPLIADPDLPNKAREGRLDEAVFCMACNQGCFDSIFLGTSVCCVLNPRVGREHETKLKKTRRPKKILVAGGGPAGMEFALIAAQRGHRVILYEKQKTLGGQINLAMTPPRKAEMGKITETLSNLMRKAGVEVKTGRPLTAGRVKQINPDILVVATGAVPSRIQVKGIDKAHVASAWDILTEKVPSIGSSVVIVGGSATGCETAHYIAALGTPPPDALAFLMYHHAETPGQTMKLFHSSGRTITIIEMAEKIAANVGKTARWSLLKSLRLMGVSLCTETRLLEIKDHEVIVETRHGQNTIPASTVVLATGVRSENSLAADLGKSGIKIITLGDARSPRKITDAIREGFDEAMKI; encoded by the coding sequence ATGGAATTTACGCGATTATTCGAGCCAGTCACCATCAACGGCGTACGCATTAAAAATCGCATCGTCATGCCCGCCATGGGACTGGCCTATACCGACCGCTACGAGTTCAACGAACGTTACCGGGCGTTTTATCGCGAGCGGGCTCATGGCGGAGTGGGCCTTATGATTATTGGACCCGTGGCCATCGACATGGTTGGAAGCGCGCCCTTCATGCCCGGGCTCTTTTTAGACAAGCACATAGAACCGCTGAAAAAATTCAATGATGAAATGCATCGCACGACCGATGTAAAGCTCGGCACCCAGCTCTTTCACATGGGCAGAAACGCCTTCTCCATATTTACCGGGCTTCAGCCGATCGGCCCCTCGCCGGTTAAAAGTACGATCTCGAACGAGATGCCCCGTGAAATGAACCGGGACGATATTGAAGAAGTCAAGGAATCGTTTGCCCGGGGCGCCACAAGGGCCCGGGACGCGGGGTTCGACTATATTGAAATTCTTGGTTGTACCGGCTACCTTATAAGCCAGTTCCTCTCGCCCCTGACCAATCACCGCACCGATGAATATGGGGGCACACTCGAAAACCGAATGCGTTTCGGACTCGAGGTGATCCGCGCGGTACGTGAAGCCGCCGGAAAAGAAAGCTTCGTCGGAATCCGCGTCGCCGGTAATGACTTCCTCGAGGGCGGTCACACCGGCACGGAGTCGGCCCTTTTCTGCGCCGAGGCCGAAAAAGCGGGCGTCGACGCCATAAACGTGACCGGCGGATGGCATGAGACCAATATCCCTCAGCTCACCACCGACGTCCCGCCCGGCACCTATCTTTATCTGGCCCGGGGAATCAAGGAGAAAGTATCCATTCCCGTCTTCGCGTCCAACCGCCTGGGAGACCCCTGCGTCGCCGAGCGGGCGCTCCGTTCGGGCTCCTGCGATCTGGTCTGCTGGGGTCGTCCCCTGATAGCCGATCCCGATCTCCCCAACAAGGCCAGGGAGGGCCGCCTGGACGAAGCCGTTTTCTGCATGGCCTGCAACCAGGGGTGCTTCGACTCCATTTTTCTGGGAACCTCGGTATGCTGCGTACTGAACCCCCGGGTGGGCCGCGAGCACGAAACCAAATTAAAAAAAACCCGCAGGCCCAAAAAAATCCTGGTGGCCGGAGGAGGACCCGCCGGCATGGAGTTCGCCCTGATCGCCGCCCAACGCGGACACAGGGTCATACTCTATGAAAAACAGAAGACGCTGGGCGGCCAGATAAACCTGGCCATGACACCTCCGCGGAAAGCGGAGATGGGTAAAATAACGGAGACCCTTTCAAATCTCATGAGGAAAGCCGGGGTTGAGGTGAAAACGGGCAGACCGCTCACCGCCGGAAGGGTAAAACAAATCAACCCGGACATCCTTGTCGTTGCCACCGGCGCGGTGCCGTCACGGATACAGGTTAAGGGCATCGACAAAGCCCACGTGGCGAGCGCCTGGGACATTCTTACGGAGAAGGTACCTTCCATAGGATCAAGCGTTGTAATCGTAGGAGGCAGCGCCACCGGCTGTGAAACGGCGCATTATATCGCGGCCCTGGGCACCCCGCCGCCCGATGCTCTCGCCTTCCTGATGTATCACCATGCCGAGACCCCCGGCCAGACTATGAAGCTTTTTCATTCAAGCGGACGCACAATCACCATAATCGAAATGGCCGAAAAGATCGCCGCCAATGTCGGGAAAACCGCCCGGTGGTCCCTGCTTAAAAGCCTTCGACTTATGGGGGTCTCCCTATGCACGGAAACAAGGCTTCTTGAAATAAAAGACCACGAGGTCATCGTGGAAACGCGCCATGGCCAAAATACCATACCGGCATCCACCGTGGTGCTGGCGACAGGGGTCCGTTCGGAAAACTCCCTGGCGGCCGATCTGGGAAAAAGCGGGATAAAAATCATCACCCTGGGAGACGCAAGAAGCCCCCGCAAAATCACCGACGCCATCAGGGAAGGTTTCGACGAAGCCATGAAAATATAG
- a CDS encoding MaoC/PaaZ C-terminal domain-containing protein — protein MPLNEKVVGKKYQSKGGIDITAHESIYYALAYNEDNDAYFDNRRPGGIIAPPMYAVNYALAPVVDLLFDQETGMNVMMMVHYSQEFEWLLPVKPKDKVKSELTISGIETREKGGILAWQSVCANQNGEVVVKATGEFFDRSAGSGQPDVKKDEKIIPGDILWGQEMKVRNGQTYIYAEPSGDHNVIHIDDDFAKKVGLPGIILQGLCTMAFAHKSFADNCAGPDRDPMKIRKMKVGFSRPVLPGQTLTFQGFKIGPAEGGVKFGLTVKNNEGHDVLRNAWSLIV, from the coding sequence ATGCCGTTGAATGAGAAGGTTGTCGGCAAGAAGTATCAGTCGAAGGGCGGAATAGATATCACCGCCCACGAGAGCATCTATTATGCGCTTGCGTATAACGAGGACAACGACGCCTACTTCGACAATCGGCGTCCGGGCGGTATTATCGCGCCGCCCATGTACGCGGTCAATTACGCCCTCGCCCCGGTGGTTGACCTGCTTTTCGATCAGGAAACTGGCATGAATGTCATGATGATGGTTCATTATTCCCAGGAGTTCGAATGGCTGCTTCCCGTGAAACCAAAGGACAAGGTGAAAAGCGAGCTGACCATCTCAGGGATCGAGACGCGGGAAAAGGGGGGAATACTTGCCTGGCAGTCGGTCTGCGCCAACCAGAACGGCGAGGTGGTGGTGAAGGCCACCGGCGAGTTCTTTGATCGCAGCGCCGGGTCGGGACAGCCGGACGTCAAAAAGGATGAAAAGATCATTCCCGGAGATATACTCTGGGGCCAGGAAATGAAGGTGCGAAACGGACAGACTTATATCTATGCCGAGCCGTCCGGTGACCATAACGTGATTCATATCGATGACGATTTCGCCAAGAAGGTGGGATTGCCCGGAATCATCCTGCAGGGGCTGTGCACGATGGCGTTCGCCCATAAAAGCTTCGCGGACAACTGCGCCGGCCCCGACAGGGATCCGATGAAGATCCGAAAAATGAAGGTCGGATTCTCGCGACCGGTGCTGCCGGGGCAGACCCTGACATTCCAGGGATTCAAGATCGGCCCGGCCGAGGGCGGTGTGAAGTTTGGTCTTACTGTAAAAAACAACGAGGGTCATGATGTGCTCAGGAACGCGTGGTCGCTGATTGTGTAA
- a CDS encoding nitronate monooxygenase: MFKTRITEMLGIPHPLLVWGMMWPCTPPLSAAISGAGGMGNLTAGNYPSEEDFRNAIRETGKLTDRPFMVNLTLHPSVRVTADHHDMYIKVCAEEKIAGIEVSGSSLDRAAGMKAIEILRKAGVRLFQKAGSVRHALHAEKVRYDGIYAAGFEEGGHPLIDDVPTCREPLDRMADVARLRLDRARSTIIS, translated from the coding sequence ATGTTCAAAACCAGGATAACCGAAATGCTGGGAATCCCCCACCCCCTGCTCGTGTGGGGCATGATGTGGCCCTGCACCCCGCCGCTGAGCGCCGCGATTTCCGGCGCAGGGGGCATGGGGAACCTTACCGCCGGGAATTATCCATCAGAAGAAGATTTTCGAAACGCCATAAGGGAAACCGGAAAGCTCACGGACAGGCCCTTCATGGTAAACCTCACACTGCACCCGTCGGTACGCGTCACCGCGGATCATCACGACATGTACATTAAGGTATGCGCAGAGGAAAAAATAGCCGGCATCGAGGTGTCCGGTTCATCGCTGGACAGGGCGGCGGGAATGAAAGCCATCGAGATCCTGAGAAAAGCGGGCGTCAGGCTTTTTCAGAAAGCGGGCTCGGTGCGTCACGCCCTCCACGCCGAGAAAGTGCGATACGATGGCATTTACGCCGCTGGTTTCGAGGAGGGCGGGCATCCACTCATCGACGATGTCCCCACCTGCAGGGAACCGCTGGACCGGATGGCCGACGTGGCGCGTCTGCGCCTGGACCGGGCTCGTTCAACAATTATAAGCTGA
- a CDS encoding SDR family oxidoreductase, translated as MAEIRYDGKVAIVTGAGAGLGRVYALDLAKRGAKVVVNDLGGGRDGSGASSNAADAVVDEIKKAGGQAVANYDSVATAKGGENITKTALDAFGTVDLLVNNAGILRDKSLVKMSEDEWDIIHNVHLRGAFCVTKPAFAVMKEKGYGRIVFTTSGAGLYGNFGQANYAAAKTGLLGFMNVISIEGAKNNIRANTIAPIAASRLTEDVMPPEFFQKLKPEFIMPLVLFLLSEDMNDTGMIFNCGAGWFSRSAIVCAPGIAIGDGSRDIKVEEIKANWDKITSLKDAKYISNLAETFAYFTPLLQGK; from the coding sequence ATGGCTGAGATTAGATATGACGGAAAGGTCGCAATTGTAACCGGGGCCGGCGCCGGTCTGGGAAGGGTCTATGCCCTGGACCTGGCAAAGCGAGGGGCGAAGGTGGTGGTTAACGACCTGGGCGGCGGAAGGGACGGTTCGGGTGCGAGCTCAAATGCAGCGGATGCAGTGGTGGATGAGATTAAAAAGGCTGGCGGCCAGGCCGTCGCCAACTATGATTCGGTTGCGACGGCGAAGGGGGGCGAGAATATCACCAAAACCGCTCTCGACGCCTTCGGGACGGTGGACCTGCTCGTCAACAACGCGGGGATCCTCAGGGACAAGAGCCTTGTGAAAATGAGCGAAGACGAGTGGGACATTATTCACAACGTGCACCTCCGGGGCGCCTTCTGTGTCACCAAGCCCGCGTTCGCCGTCATGAAAGAGAAGGGGTACGGCCGTATCGTGTTTACCACCTCCGGCGCGGGACTCTATGGCAATTTCGGTCAGGCCAACTATGCCGCCGCCAAGACGGGCCTCCTGGGGTTTATGAACGTGATCAGCATCGAGGGGGCAAAGAATAACATCAGGGCCAATACCATCGCGCCGATCGCGGCTTCCCGGTTAACCGAGGACGTAATGCCGCCGGAGTTTTTCCAGAAGCTCAAACCCGAGTTCATTATGCCGCTGGTGCTGTTTCTCCTGTCGGAAGATATGAATGATACGGGGATGATTTTCAACTGCGGCGCAGGATGGTTCAGTCGTTCCGCCATCGTTTGCGCCCCGGGGATAGCCATCGGAGACGGTAGCCGGGACATCAAGGTCGAAGAAATCAAGGCGAACTGGGACAAGATCACGAGCCTGAAAGACGCGAAATATATAAGCAATCTTGCCGAGACTTTCGCGTATTTCACTCCCCTGCTTCAGGGGAAGTAG
- a CDS encoding acyl-CoA dehydrogenase produces the protein MNNTIVDERDQAFVLYEMLNFEELCSTEKFKDYSRDMFDMTLETAVRLSVEELYPANAEGDREGCRLENGSVKVPKCFHRIKKLFAEGGWGVMSMPPEHGGQGLPYAISVAATEPMIHNFSFLAYMFLTSGAGHMIQNYGTDAQRKKYMEKMYSGEWGGTMALTEPEAGSDVGNLKTRAIKQNDGTYRLVGSKIFITGADSDLYDNIIHPVLARIEGDPAGTKGISIFLVPKYLVNDDGSPGSRNDYTISGIEHKMGIKGSATCSINFGDNGNCYAELLGNERQGMKIMFQLMNEARIGVGLQGLGGASVAYLHALNYARERKQGASLMNLQNPDAPRVSIIEHPDVRRMLLWMKSHVEGMRALVYYCASCVDRAEALADRGLAEKLHGVMELLTPICKSFCSDMGFRVAETAIQVYGGYGFCQDYPVEQFMRDLKIASIYEGTNGIQALDLVGRKLGQKKGENFINLLGEMNKTIEEYGSEKSIADMKSEVQAAVNLLGELGMFFAQCGKEGKFMTPVINAHPFLTMMGHVCLGWLLFWQAGIASRKLSMMAQENKIADAGMADFIRNNRDAAFYQGKVHGARYFIKNCLPQIDALAMAIKSGDLTVMEIPEQSFASI, from the coding sequence ATGAACAACACCATCGTCGACGAACGGGACCAGGCGTTCGTGCTCTATGAAATGCTTAATTTCGAGGAGCTCTGTTCCACTGAAAAATTCAAGGATTATTCCAGGGACATGTTCGACATGACCCTTGAGACCGCGGTCAGGCTGTCGGTAGAGGAGCTCTATCCCGCCAACGCGGAGGGGGACCGGGAAGGCTGCAGGCTGGAAAATGGATCGGTCAAGGTGCCGAAATGCTTCCATCGCATTAAAAAACTGTTCGCCGAGGGGGGCTGGGGCGTAATGTCGATGCCTCCAGAGCATGGAGGGCAGGGGCTCCCCTATGCCATTAGCGTTGCCGCGACCGAGCCCATGATCCACAATTTCAGTTTTCTCGCATATATGTTTCTGACTTCCGGCGCCGGCCACATGATTCAGAATTATGGCACCGACGCTCAGAGGAAAAAATACATGGAAAAGATGTATTCGGGAGAGTGGGGAGGCACCATGGCGCTTACCGAACCCGAGGCAGGCTCGGACGTCGGAAACCTCAAGACCAGGGCCATCAAACAGAACGACGGCACTTACCGGTTGGTCGGGTCCAAGATATTCATAACCGGCGCCGATTCGGACCTCTATGATAACATCATTCATCCCGTACTGGCGCGCATCGAAGGAGACCCTGCCGGGACCAAGGGCATATCGATCTTTCTCGTCCCCAAATATCTTGTGAATGATGACGGTTCGCCGGGATCGCGAAACGATTACACGATCAGCGGCATCGAGCACAAGATGGGAATAAAGGGGAGCGCGACCTGCTCGATCAACTTCGGGGACAACGGTAACTGCTATGCCGAGCTGCTTGGAAACGAACGGCAGGGAATGAAGATCATGTTTCAACTCATGAACGAGGCGCGCATCGGCGTGGGGCTTCAGGGTCTTGGTGGCGCCTCCGTCGCCTACCTGCACGCGCTCAATTACGCCCGGGAACGAAAGCAGGGCGCGAGCCTGATGAACCTGCAGAACCCGGACGCTCCACGGGTGTCCATTATCGAACATCCCGACGTCCGCCGTATGCTTCTGTGGATGAAGTCTCACGTAGAGGGGATGCGGGCGCTGGTGTATTACTGCGCGAGTTGCGTCGACCGCGCCGAGGCGCTGGCGGACCGGGGGCTGGCCGAAAAACTACACGGCGTCATGGAATTGCTGACGCCCATATGCAAATCCTTCTGTTCGGATATGGGTTTTCGGGTCGCCGAGACCGCCATTCAGGTGTATGGTGGTTACGGGTTTTGCCAGGATTACCCCGTCGAGCAGTTTATGAGGGACTTGAAAATAGCCTCAATCTACGAAGGGACCAACGGTATCCAGGCCCTGGACCTTGTGGGCCGCAAGCTGGGGCAGAAGAAAGGGGAGAATTTCATCAACCTTCTCGGGGAAATGAACAAAACCATTGAGGAATATGGAAGTGAGAAGTCCATAGCCGACATGAAGTCCGAGGTCCAGGCCGCGGTCAACCTTCTGGGAGAGCTGGGCATGTTCTTTGCCCAGTGCGGAAAGGAGGGGAAGTTCATGACGCCGGTAATCAACGCACATCCTTTTCTTACCATGATGGGTCATGTCTGCCTGGGATGGCTGCTTTTCTGGCAGGCTGGAATCGCGTCGCGGAAGCTTTCGATGATGGCGCAGGAAAACAAAATCGCCGATGCCGGCATGGCCGATTTTATCAGGAACAACAGGGACGCGGCTTTTTACCAGGGAAAGGTCCATGGCGCCCGGTATTTTATCAAAAACTGTCTGCCCCAGATCGACGCGCTGGCCATGGCAATTAAAAGCGGAGATCTTACGGTAATGGAGATTCCGGAGCAAAGCTTCGCCTCGATATAA
- a CDS encoding enoyl-CoA hydratase-related protein, with protein sequence MAENYIGEKKGHVYHITINRPEKRNALSFEMLREISDMVEGVAGDPDARVILLKGAGKMFSSGVDLGSLAGLLPLFAGEAAAGGSGIRDLVSKGQRCMNLLESVEIPIICAIHNRVQGMAVELALACDIRLMSDECLWGLQEVKFGLIPDLGGNTRLSRLVGPARAMEINMTGKLYSAQQALQWGLVSYLYPEERLFEEAEKLADEIAAGAPIAVGAIKKVIRRGLGVDQATQLDMEGFYQSICGRSEDFKEGVTAMLEKRAPQWKRR encoded by the coding sequence ATGGCGGAAAACTATATCGGTGAAAAGAAAGGCCACGTTTATCACATCACCATAAACCGTCCTGAAAAGCGCAACGCCCTGTCTTTTGAGATGCTTCGGGAAATCTCCGACATGGTTGAAGGGGTCGCGGGTGACCCCGATGCGAGGGTCATTCTGCTGAAGGGAGCCGGGAAAATGTTTTCTTCAGGCGTGGACCTGGGATCTCTTGCGGGGCTCCTGCCACTTTTCGCGGGAGAGGCGGCGGCCGGCGGGTCCGGCATACGCGACCTTGTTTCGAAGGGCCAGCGCTGCATGAACCTGCTTGAGTCCGTTGAGATTCCGATTATCTGCGCCATTCACAACCGTGTACAGGGCATGGCCGTGGAACTTGCCCTGGCCTGTGATATACGCCTGATGAGTGATGAATGCCTCTGGGGGCTCCAGGAGGTGAAATTTGGCCTGATCCCCGACCTGGGGGGCAACACCAGGCTTTCGCGCCTCGTGGGGCCGGCACGTGCCATGGAAATAAACATGACCGGCAAGCTCTACAGCGCGCAGCAGGCGCTCCAATGGGGTCTGGTAAGCTACCTGTACCCGGAAGAGCGGCTCTTCGAGGAGGCCGAGAAGCTGGCCGATGAAATCGCCGCGGGGGCGCCAATCGCGGTCGGCGCCATTAAAAAAGTCATACGCAGGGGACTGGGGGTTGACCAGGCCACCCAGCTTGACATGGAGGGCTTCTACCAGAGCATTTGCGGGCGAAGCGAGGATTTCAAGGAAGGCGTCACCGCGATGCTCGAGAAACGGGCCCCGCAGTGGAAACGAAGATAA
- a CDS encoding acyl-CoA dehydrogenase family protein codes for MSLLEKIYTEEHAIFRESLRKYLDKNVTPFADEWETNGIVPRQAWKDFGAQGFLCPWLPEEYGGSGAGFEYSVIIVEEMGKTNQAGLVTLLHSDIIVPYIFSFGSEDQKKKWLPACASGECISAIAMTEPEAGSDLAALRTTALRDGDSFVINGAKTFISNGINCDLVIVAARTDPKADPPYTGVSLLVVEDGALGFKKGKKLDKIGMKSQDTAEMFFDDCRVPVSNLLGEEGAGFRYLMQKLQQERLISAWASQVTAERALEETIKFCRERKAFGRQISRLQHISFKLAEMATEVELGRTFMEALTLDHIEGTDIVKKVSMAKYWVAEMANRIAQQGVQLHGGYGYMEEYPIARIFRDARVQTIFAGTSEIMKLIISRYMDL; via the coding sequence ATGTCATTACTTGAAAAAATTTACACCGAAGAGCACGCCATATTTCGGGAGTCCCTGAGAAAGTACCTGGATAAAAATGTCACTCCCTTCGCCGATGAATGGGAGACAAATGGAATTGTTCCCAGACAAGCATGGAAGGACTTCGGCGCCCAGGGCTTTCTGTGCCCCTGGCTGCCGGAGGAATATGGCGGGTCGGGCGCGGGCTTTGAATACTCGGTCATCATCGTGGAAGAGATGGGAAAGACCAACCAGGCGGGCCTGGTAACGCTGCTCCACAGCGACATCATCGTACCTTACATCTTTTCCTTCGGCAGCGAAGATCAGAAGAAGAAATGGCTGCCGGCATGCGCCTCCGGTGAATGCATCAGCGCCATCGCCATGACCGAGCCGGAAGCGGGCTCAGATCTCGCCGCTCTGAGAACCACCGCGCTTCGGGACGGAGACAGCTTTGTCATCAACGGCGCAAAAACATTCATCTCCAATGGCATCAACTGCGATCTGGTTATCGTCGCGGCCCGCACCGACCCCAAGGCCGACCCCCCTTACACCGGCGTGAGCCTCCTGGTGGTCGAAGATGGCGCTTTAGGCTTTAAAAAAGGCAAGAAGCTCGACAAGATCGGGATGAAGAGCCAGGACACTGCCGAGATGTTCTTCGACGACTGCCGGGTTCCCGTCTCCAACCTGCTGGGTGAAGAGGGAGCGGGCTTCCGCTATCTCATGCAGAAGCTTCAACAGGAGAGGCTGATCTCGGCCTGGGCATCGCAGGTGACGGCCGAACGGGCGCTCGAAGAAACCATCAAGTTCTGCCGCGAGCGAAAGGCATTCGGGCGTCAGATTTCGCGCTTGCAGCATATATCCTTCAAACTGGCCGAGATGGCCACCGAGGTGGAACTGGGGCGCACCTTTATGGAGGCCCTCACCCTGGACCACATCGAGGGGACGGACATCGTAAAAAAAGTCTCAATGGCAAAGTACTGGGTCGCCGAAATGGCGAACCGCATAGCCCAGCAGGGGGTGCAGCTACACGGAGGGTACGGCTATATGGAGGAATACCCCATCGCCCGCATATTTCGCGATGCCCGGGTGCAGACCATCTTCGCGGGTACATCGGAGATCATGAAGTTGATTATATCACGGTACATGGATTTATGA